The genomic window aattccaacatagGAAACCTCAAGATAGATAAGACTTAGAAAACTTTCTCAATTAGAGTACTTAAAATGAAACATCCTTCGTTTCATCTAATTAGAACATAAATCCTTTGTGGGTTTTAcgtattttctttattaatattctttttcgTGATTTTTCATAACAGAAACTTAACTCAGATGAGGTTCCTACATCCTTGTTGTATGTGCATCATCTCTGTGTGTATATACGGAAAAGCATAAAGGAAGCTTAGGGATTTTATTATACACATAATATCTCAGTAGTATATATATGGTTGAATCACAACCCCAAAAAGATTGATCTAGTTGGAGCTGATACACAGGTCTTGAGAATATGGCATCACATACCCACACCAAGACTGGTTTATTCACTTATAAGAACCATTTAATTCTATGGCTTTGCtaatatttcttatcttatctTTATCATATACAATCATTCTTTAAGAAAGCTTATGAAATACAACTTCCTAGCTAGGACTTTCTcgcaaataaatattaatgtcTTCTTTAATTTAGGGCCAAAACCTAGAAATCAAGATGTGTGGAAAGAAaaagtgtttttctttttttaaaaaaaaattaaatttaaattttcaataaaaagaatTCTCTATGAAGTTTCATAGGATATAAAAGAACCTTTCGCCTAGCTTTTAAACATATggaaaagcaaaataaaatgcCCTTAAAGGCTTTTCCAAAAAGcatgtataataataataatagctaatttttaagttaaaattaattataatttttaaaattaaaaaaatatccaattttgttggaaagtatcttaaattctattttcagtaattaatattattttaatagaatATATTGATGTGAGAGACTTTCCTATTATTACAAAGGAAACATCCAATATTAGGTTATTCACATTTTCCTAATATGATATTTCCCTATTCTCAAGGAACATATCGTGGAggatattcttttaaaaatatatcaagcCGACAattacttttttatataaaatataaataggaAATTAGAAATGTAAGACTAGGATTAGAATCTTGCCATAGATATAGGCTTAATTAGACCACCTAACTTTTTacaaaattgaagttttttttttgcaacctgACCAGTTAAGAACTGGGGAATCCTTGACCACCTCATCTGCAACTGGGTTTGTCCCCTTTCCATTCATCAGTAAACTATGTATGAATATGATCATCAAAGAAAAGGATTGGTATATATGGCAACTTATACTACATCAAGTGAACCCTGTTTCCATTCCCATTGTCACCATGAAAAAACTTAAGAcaagaaatagaaagaaaacTTCTATCTTAATGGTGGATATATCCCGACATTTATCTTAACTTTgacaatatatatgtatattgaTAAATAGATAGATATTGAGGTGGTTTTAGCCTTAATTTGTGACTAACCACCGGCCTAGAAGTAGTAGGAGAAGCGAGAAGATTTTATAAGACTTGAATATTCCTCCGTTAAAATGGAGGCCCCCTAGGGAGGAACTTCTCTCTGAGTGCCACCACGTCGGTATCATCAAAGTGAGCCTCAGGAATCCAGTTACCAGTCTTGGGGTCTTTCATCCAGAAGCTCTCCTTCTGCTGCGCTGCAGCTTCGGTCTTTGAATCCGAAGTAGTAGTCGAATCCATCGCCTTCCTCACCGCTGAAGCTACTGGCTGCACTACTGCAGTCTCTGCTGCAGCTGCATATGACCTCCTATTGCAGAAAAGGAGAAAGCTCTTAATGGGAACCTTTGCCATGttgaagagaaagagaagagaattATGCAGATAGAGAAAGGGAGAGAGCTAGGCGTATAGAAGAAGGGTTTTGCGATTTGTGTTGATGGGTTTATGCCTAGACAAGGGCTTTTATAAGCTCAGACGTCGGGCCTTGGACCTTGGATGTGATCATAGGGCTCTACGTATATTAGAGTTTTGATTGGTTTAGGAAATTCTTAATTATATCTCAGTAGTATATGGTTGAATCACGGCCCAAAAAGGATTGGTCTAGACTCTAGTTGGAGCTGACACGCAGGTCTTGAGAATATGGCATCACATACCCACATGTCAAGgagtagatttttattttaattaaaattttcaaaaagttaaaattgCTTAATAGTAGTTTTGAAATACAATTCCCAAGATAATTGCCAGTATTTAAGAACATGTGTGGGAAGATAaggttttttatatatatatctatatatatataataacaataatagatatttttctaataaaatatattcatataaggaattttattattattagaaagcAAGTGTATGATTAAGTAAAATATGATAAGAaatgttataatatattttatctccGGTGATTGAATAGAATAAATTATCATAATACTTATTGCTCTCAATTAAATTAGAGATAGGGTAAGTGGCTATAAAacatatcatatattattttttttatatcattttaaatagaatatgttAATCCTAAGCTAATACACATGAtatattccatgtattatatttttttttatttttctttatattagttattttgcaaaatgaaaatatattattataaaattaaatttatggttaaaaaaaaagaactaaacaaatattcataaaatatattataaaacaacattctatatatattattttttattcattttacaaattaatataagtaaaatataacatatctcattagatatacttttttttataaatattatgtcCATTGgtttaatattcaaaaatatcatatctcattaggAATCATATTCTAAAATATGTATTTCCATCTATGATAtcttaaaatatacatattttatcttGTTATTCAAATATAATCTTAGCTTCCTAATTAGAATATaactatataataaaaaatgtacatggaaatttttttttacggTTTCTACGATAATTAGAGTTTTAAGATTTAAgagttttaaaattgtaataatttcaataatagtCTATATAAGTTTAGATGAAACCATACGTGtgctttatttgttttttgtcttcgttttcttattttattctctttattataattttttattttaattttgtcacaagtttaattttattatattataatttattgcaGTAATTTGTattcaaatgataaaaattttattcagCCTTTATGTGAGGTTGTTACCAGCTAAAAAtgttgacatattctattactTTTGACAAAATTGAAGATATTTTTGCCTCAGTAGGATATTTTATACAGTTAATGATCACATTTTGACGATTATTCTTTTTGTCTCACTTGCCCTTTCTCattataagaataattttgatatttttttctcattttttcccTTCCTTGCTGGCAGATTCTTCATGATCAACTCTTTACTTTGTTTCACACCTAGGTGGTTTGGTTTTGCTAAACTTCAAAGttgtataaatattatatcaaTTTCGAGTTATTTATtcttacaatttaaaaatatgtttatttagcTTATTAGaacatatatttaattatttgaaaggtTTTGCACGTCACCATGCTAGGGGGTCGTAGCCTCAAAATGTGATCCCTTCTAGCTAATTGTTGACAATGGAAAAACCAATTATTCTACAATTTGATCATGTTCTTGTTCGTTCTCAATGTTTTATAGTTGCCACCTTCGTTATCTTTAGATCATGCTTGCCAAGGATCCACAAGATTAAACAAACTTTGGCTAGAAGATAAAATAATGATAGGGGCCACAAATGTAGGCTATTGGAATAGGtgggggtggggtggggtgtTTTTGCTTGGAATCATCATCTCCAAGATGCCTCACTTTGAAGATGGATCATCTTCCACAAGGAGCTGTCATGATTTATACACATACATTGCATATGGTGATGTATTATGGGAATCAAGTTGCTCCTCTCACCACCTATGACATAGGTCTACATTTATGCTTGACTAAACTTTCTAAATTTCACTAATTAATCAAATtggaatatgtggttgcaactTGATCGGTTAATATCATGCGAATCCTTAGCCATCTCACTTTATTTATATGCAGCTACACTCGACCCTcgtgtttttttcatttatagtaAACTAGTTTTATAACAAatgaattcctttttttttttttttttttttttaagctttcAACACCCATTGAGAAATTGTATAgttttttagatatatagtttgaaaataaaatggtttttgaaaaataattaatggagaaaactatttttgataTTTAAGTTTTCAAGCATGATTTTATTTAtggaaggcaaaaaaaaaaaaaacactgtttttaaaaatagacatGTTTTTAGTGATGACTATTGCAATGGCAACCATGCAAATGCGGGAGCATATATGTGGCCATCTTTCATTTTGGTCGGTATGTCATTGTCTTTGGAAAATGGAGATTCTATTAAAGTAAGGGAACAATACACTAGTGCCCCATCTTTCCATTCACGCAAAGCATCTTTCCAAACACACCCTTTCAGCTGTGGAGAAATTGAGAAGTGCACacccatcatcatcatcatctaaaGATTACCCCATTCAGGATCTATACTAATAAAATTGACTGTGGCTTTGTTCTAggagatttttttgaaaacgttgttgaaaaacagttttttttaaaattgatttatgatattttgtaaaattaacgtctatttgaaaacctaaactATTATTAACATATTTTCTATGCCTCTTGTTTTATTTCcagtgtttttaattatttttttatgtataattattttttaaagcaattcttagaaaataagagaaaataattaaaatcaattaaaagatatttttttaaaaaataccaatttttgtttttttgtttttattgtaaaacatatgtatatttatatttttattttgaagaacataaaattatttttaaaaaataattgttaaacatgacatttatttttcttgtcttcATCTCATTTTTAAATTGTGATATCGTGACATATAGTTGTTTCACAAGTCTTATTGAGTTAAACGATTCATACAATTTGAGTAaaacttataatatatataacttttaacaaACACCTTATACACACAAAAATATACGAGAGACATAAAAATGTTAACCcctttaagaaaatattagatCTATAACCTTTCACGATAAAGATAtatcttttctttattaaaagTAGGTTATCGGTAACATTCAATAATAAAGTTTAAAGCTCTCTATCCTAATTTATAGAACCAAATTATGATATATCGATTTCTTATAGGCTTCGTAGAAATTACaaagaataaacaaataaattaataaaattaatgtgaaaaacaataatattaagacacaaaggaataaaaaaaagtataaaaatgaaacaaagatACAAAAGGAGACACGAAATTAAGATGATATAAGATATGTAAAGTTTTAAGATGTAAGTTATACATGTCACTTCACCTTATTAATGATAACAAGATAGCTACTGATCTTTTCTTCTCGGGGTCCAGTGAGTTAATATGATGAGGCAATTGTAAGTTGTAATAGACCTTCGATTCATTCCTCAACACTCAAACTCCAAAATGGATACAACCCAACCAGAGGGGGAGGGGCACTGGCCACGTTAAGCCATGATTAGCAAGACACATACTTAGGTCATAAGGGCATTCCCAGCATGAACACTTGGAGGGTTGCTCACTAGTCACATCTCATATTTTATTCAGTAGTTGCTTCCTGTTTCCACGTTTTCCTTGTTTCACTTCCACCCAAAGAGAACCCACGGTTTTTGATGGTGATCCATGTAAAAGGGCTAATCACCCCCACCATTTTCAATTCTGTAAAGTTTATAAAAATGGGAAAGTTGCAGCACGTTTGATTGAGCATCTGACCCGCCTGtgttttttcaactttttcccctcatctCTCTCGCCATTCCCATTTCTCATCATTACTCTCTGTGGGGtatgtatatattaaattggaatttcaCCACGTGATAGTGATGCCACCTGCTTTTCTCTCCCTTTAAAATGGCATTATTGGTGTATGTGACTATGTGTACTCCAGGGTTTCTGTTTCCCTCCATATATTAATCCCTTTCCTCACTGCAAACCCTCATCTCCTTTCTCCATCTCCACCTCCACACAAGATCAACTATGAGCCCCTTGAATGTGGAAGAAGAGGGCCATGAGGGCAAGAGGAGACCCAACTTCCCAGGCCATGAAAGCTTCAAGAGGAGCTCAGTTGATCCTGTTGGGTTGAGAATCCTTACACAGTTCTCACATGGCGAATCCAACCTTGTCCTTAAATCTGCATGCAGGTTGAGGGTTCCAACCCCTCCTCCACCCAGTGGCGCCTCTCCTGAGAGTTGCTTTCTCAAATCATGTTATCTCTGCAACAAGGAGTTAACCCCTGATAAAGACATATACATGAGGTAATTATCAACTATTTATATCCCTATCTCAAATTCAGAATTTGAggaaatgattttatttgttCTCCTTGGTGAGCTTCAAAGCTATGAAATCAAAGCTTTAGTCCTCCTTCTCATGGGTCTTTTGTACATGTCAAATTAATATTGCAGGAGTGATGAAGGCTTTTGCAGTGTAGAGTGCAGGAACAGACAGATAGTAATGGATGAAACGAAAGAAATAGAGACTTCAACCAAGAAAATTCTAGCATCTTCCCGGCATTGCCGCTCTGCTGGTGGGTGTGAGACCTGTGTGCTCCTAGAGGACCTTCGGCGGCGAAGGAAGCCAATCTCTCGCCATAAAAATCAAGCATTAGTCTCATAGTTAACACCCATTTTCCTGGGTTTCTTTTTTCAGACCAGGAGGATTGTATGGAAGGTAGACAAATAGGAAGTGGAAGAAATGAGTGAGGGTAGTTGAAATATCTTTGTAGCATTAATTGTATTACGTGTGATCACACAATGAAGATGAATTTGAAGCCACATTTTTTGGTTTCCCTATCCATTTCAAGATAGGTATTGCTTACAGGCCATAACAGGAGAATCCACACATCATTTTGAAATGGTTACACCtttaattaatatcattttggaaaatatattcaaaactcTTCCAAAATTCATCAAATTGACCCTCTTGAAGTTTTCCTATGGACTCTCCTGGATTCACCGTTCGATCACAGTACTTTCCTTTTCCGTATAACCATGCTTAGGGCTTTGAAAcagaaattaataaatttaagaaaacatgGAACTTCTCTACAttaaaacataatacaaaattaCTAACACAAACGTTTGAATTATCATGTGGAAGTTGAATGAAAAAGACTAAACAAGGAATAACATGTGGTCCTCACAATCAAATTTCTGCAATTAAATGTTTTGGGTCGTTAGTGGAGAAGACGGTTTGGTACtttaccactttttttttttttaaatatctgtACTTTTTCCCATGTTCAGAATGTGAAAATCATATCATGAATATCAATTTTAGAGGCAAAAGTTAATCACTTTCAGAGAATAATCTATGAAGAAAACATATGGGGTTTAGCTTTTCCTTGTTATTTTACTTAAGATGATGGAGAAATCTAGTACTGTATCATCATGTTAATCACAACCCATGATAGAAaccattttccattaaaaaaaaaaaaacaatctcctgaaaaatccaaatcctgGAATTCAGTTTCCttgggaaaaaaatggaagagaggGAGGGAGCAGTAAAGTATCGTCACTGAAAAGTGTTCAGAAATACAGAGAAACGAGAATGGAAGGAGGGGAACATGTataggaaaaatgaaagaaaaaaaaaagaaaaaaaagagcgttttgtttttgttttgggattttatgatgattgatttatcttttggagCACGACAACAATATAACGTTTTCTATATCCGAATCTTGTGGGCACCCATTCAAACTTCGTAAAAAGTCTTCTTGTTATGAATATTAGCTCTCATTATtggttcaattttattaatatactCATACATTTTCTCCCCCTATTTGGATTTATATATTGGgtttgtttttcaaatatgtttttgttGCTTTTATCAGATCGTCAAAAGGCTTTTAATTATAATCtctacttttctttctttcgaTGTATTGGTTTGTTTGACCTGAGGTTGGATATGTGGGTATGTATTTGTCACTGCACCAAAACTGACAACTTTATT from Vitis vinifera cultivar Pinot Noir 40024 chromosome 9, ASM3070453v1 includes these protein-coding regions:
- the LOC100253160 gene encoding FCS-Like Zinc finger 17, whose translation is MSPLNVEEEGHEGKRRPNFPGHESFKRSSVDPVGLRILTQFSHGESNLVLKSACRLRVPTPPPPSGASPESCFLKSCYLCNKELTPDKDIYMRSDEGFCSVECRNRQIVMDETKEIETSTKKILASSRHCRSAGGCETCVLLEDLRRRRKPISRHKNQALVS